The genomic stretch TTAGACGAAAATGCTGCCCCACCTGTCTGCAGattttgtctggtattgcagctcagctctattgaagcgaaggaggctgagctgcaataccacacaccacCTGTGTataggggtggcgctgttttgaTAGACAGCTGCCATGCTATTCTAATCCTATACAGCCCCTTTAACTGAAGAGGTTGTCACTAGGATACACCACCAATACCCGATCAGCATCACTAAATTCACtttaaaactaagaaaaaaatCATGTGATCAGTAAAGTAATGGAGCCAGAACCATTGGAAAGCGCTGTATGTTCTGGAACTACAAATCCTATGAGGTTTTGGAAGTATTGCAAGGATATCCAGCTCATTTCTGCATTActactcttactgtaaagaatccttacCAGCCTTCCTGCTTCATTGTTATGCAGGTCAATCAAGGTGCGGATGTCgcttttccccttttttctcttTGCGTCCATGAACTGCCGCGACTTCTCATAGCCGTACTCCACGTCGTCGCCGCAGCCTCCCCACTCCCACGACGATCCATCTGCCCCTGGTCCAATGGCGAGAGGCGGCGGCGGCGCCCAGTTCCGTGTCACTTCGCAGCCACACTGCATCAGCTCCCCCATGCTGCAAGCCTGCGTCACCGCGTGGATCACCCCGGCCGCAGTTATGGCGTAAACAAAGGCCGTCTCCCGGATATCTGCAGGGAATTAAAGGAATTATTAATTGGCAATCATTTTCCTAAATATTTACAATATCCATTTTCTCCAAATTAGCCCCTAGAAATGATACATTGTGTACAAGCTCGGAACTAAAGTGCAGCAAATTGTATCTTCTCGCATTACGCTATCGCTCTTCCTCTCTTGGCTGAGGTTCATAAATTTGTGTTTTTTGGTTTTTGCCAAAGAGGGGGGATCTGCCAGTCACAATATACCAAGGGGGTAAGAGGATCCAGCCGGAGGcaatgctagatttatttcatctCCTAGTAATTGCCCTGAGACAATAGGATCTTGTCACATCGGTCCAAATCAGGAATGAACGTCTGCGACAGTTACGGCGATTGGGTTCATCGTCGACCCCGGGAACAGTAATGACGATGGTATCCAGCAGCGTTTATTGCCATCAGATAATCATGGCTGGCGCTGACACCCGGAACAAagcaataataacaataatagcaAAATGTTTCATAGGATTTCCACTTCAGTAGTTTATTGCAGACGCTAAATGGAGTTAGTTGTGGATGGTGGGAGTTATGTTTCAATAGCGTTAGGGAGCgctaaaaaaaagcatttttcctTAAAGGAACAGTGTGTTATATCAAGTGCAAGATTAGAGGGGCGGAGCATGACTCAAAGAATCCCTGTATCTTGCCATGCCCATTCGGCTCTTGCCTTAAGCATAACACAGGATATCAGATTTGGTAACTAgtaagttttaaaggggttctccagtctcATAAAGTAAAGCTTGGGTGTGccatcagtgggggggggggtgatccctGGGACCCCAACCAATCCTGATAGTGAATCAGTGCTGCTGACTCAGTATTAGGTCCCCTGTGCAGAGACACTACCGCTCACACAGCTCTGCCAGTCCATTATGGGAAgactatgaagaggctgcagccccTACATTTTGTCCTTTTCAGGTCCAACACTCTGAGCAAATTTAGTTTTCTAGTGAACGGGTCAacatttttctgatacagagctccaaacccCCATGCACAGACAGTTATCTGATACAATTGtcatcctgcagccaccactcggGAGCTCCCTGCATACTCTATTATTATTGAGGTCAATGGATAAATAGTTTgaagtaagctcctgagctccccctagtgatggctgcaggcagCAGAATTGTATCATTTGACTCTATGGCCATGTAGATTTGGTTGGAGCTgtgtcacacacacaggtatTCTAATATAGTAACaagccaataaataaataaaaaaggagaaaattATGTTCAGGGGGCGAGGTATACACTTTAAGTTCTCCTAAGATGCTGAGACCCAAATCAATTATGAAAAGTGACCAACCTCATGCCTGGATGCCTATAAGACCCACCATATCTGTCATGTTCTTGATGTATGCTCTACAGCAGATTGTTGCTCTCCAGTTCTTGCAAAACTACAGATCTTAGTAGGTCCCGATAGACCTTGGCTGTCagggcctgctgggagttgtagttttgagacAGCTCTGCAATCTCTGAGGGATCCTTCAGCAGGTCCCCTAAGGCTAAGTTATAACTCCCGGCTCAGACGTATAGGAAGGCGTTAGGGACATTCCATTCGCATCATGCTCACTTTCTATGTCCGTCAAATTCCCCAATGAGAGAAAACAATGATCCGTGGAGACTGATTGCATCTAAGTCTAGAAACAGCGGTAACAAGGCGCCTGCAGCACGGAAGCCATACAACACGAGATGATCAATAGTAGGCATGACCGGTATTTAAGTGGACATACAAGATATAGATATGAGGCTTCAATCACCCCCATGACATATGTGTCCAGCCCACCCAAACATGTTATTTCTATAGAGAAGGGAAAGATAAGCATCTGGCGCCGATTATCTCCTAAAGTAACAATATAATCAGATTGGAGATTCATGCTCTATCCTATGTCAACCCCGAAGCAGCCATCAGcataggcctgtgatggctatcctccggcactccagttgtggtaaaactacgactctacaacgctgttctcagaactccatagaaatgaatggagcatgctgggagttgtagcttcaccGCAGTTGGTGTGCTGGAGGCTAGCCATCACTGGCATAGGGTCTGGCAAGGCTAAAGACATCGCATTGTTGAAATGCAGTATATCTCAGAGTtgtcctttctttctttcttatattttttggggggaatcagGATGATCACAGGGCTTCTTATAGTCCTGAACGGTTGGGTTGGGGGAGGGAGCACTTTAAATGGTCTTCTACAATGTATCGGCGCAGGTAAAGACATGAAAGAGCTTTGTCTTGCTGCTTTGTTTAGCACATTTATTTGTTGATAAACACTTGTGTAGAACGATACACTGTGACAAACCTCCAGAGAGGAGGACCAGGTCAGGAAGGGTTTGCAGAATCTCAATGTGAAGAAGGAATGTCCTGATTCactggtagagatgagcgaatttatgaaaagttcGATTCCGCTGATTCgcagaatttgaaaaaaatttttttttaaatagcgggtgcaatgacagggaacagcaatagcgccgcccccgtcattgtacccctcagatgtcgcgTTCATACATGGTCATGGCACCTGAGTGTAAAAACATtgtgaaattaacataaaaaaatatattttttaatcaaaCTTACCCCCTCcttttgctcgcaacgggccggccgccgccatcttgcttgaagatctgtagcgaaatcccgcgagattacgtcatcacgccggctggcgaggtgatgtcatacgtcaccacgcacgtGATTTTGGCTGTGATCTTCAATCAAGGTGGAGGCTGGCTGCCTGTCGCGAGCAAattgaggaggtaagtttgattttttttttgttttttacgctatttcaggttaaatcgattcgctgacacgaagcacgaggaaattcagcttcaaggcgaatcaaatttatcctgaaattcggatcgatttgcactttgtgggatttgattcgctcatttctatTCACTGGCAACAAGCTGAGGTTTTAAATCTGATGTTTTGAATCTATTAGAACATGCAGGTATTTCATAAAAATGAGAAAATGATAAAAAGTGATTTTGAAGTTGACTTGTATCTTGCAGGGACTTTGAAAGGGCATAAGAAGCACATGTCTAGGGCCTCTACCATTTACGAGCTCCGACCACATCCCAGTTTTCTTGCATCTATCCCACAGAGTGCCATTGGGCTTGATCTGGCTCTGAGGGGTAGTCCATTtccatccagagctgcaatcactattctgctggcttcCTGTTATTGCTCAGGTCACATCATTTCACCATCTCTGCTGCCTCCTCTTGGAAAGAACATGGTTCTGCTCCTTTGCACTGTGGGAgttgcaggggtgcacctagcctttctgctgcctaaggcaaaaacggtgccccccaaccccccagtgccaatttcttaacagccctactgttaggcctcatgcacacgaccgttgtttcattccctgtccgttgtttcgtttttttcgtgattttctgcggacccattgactttcaatgggtccgttgaaaactcggctaatgcaccgtttgtcatccacgtccgtggttccagtcctatttttttgtcacggaaaacggttcgcggacccattcaagtcaatgggtcagtgaaaaaacgcggaggcacacaagattgtcatccgcgtccatttttttcctatcatttgcatggcaaacttgacttagacttttttttactttccttcatgtctggtgatcctccaaaaataaaggaagacacacggaaacggatcacggaacaacggaaccccatgtttcggaacggaacacaacaacggtcgtgtgcatgaggccttaaagacatacttggaaaatatTACacacagagctacaaaacatacagggtaacacagcgccacatactgtgccttccaatactatactgcagaaacagataatccccctcttgcccctacctggtgctgcctgaggcaatcgcctcacctcgcctcattggtggtgcacccctggggaGATGTAACATTAAAGCGATTTATTccagattctgatattgatggtctatggtcaggataggtcatcattatcagatcagtTGGAGTCCAACACccaagacccccactgatcagctgttaccaagcacagtgccatctaTTCTATAGTGGccatgtttggtattgcaacttagctccattcactacaatggccacgtgactgatggacGTGCCATCAATAGCCTACGAAGAGACCTCTTTAAACAGTTatttggtgggggtcctgggagttggaccccagcccatctgatattgatgatctacacCGAGAATTGGCTATCAATATCAAAAactcgaacaacccctttaaaatagacCAGATCCTCTAGCATTGTCACGCAGCAAAAGGTATTAGGGAAGTATCTGACAGCATATTGCAGCTGACTGACTTCAAGATGTTACCtgaagaattgtgaatgcagctctggaggtgtcTGGCAATAAAAGTTACTTAAGATCATGGGTAAATCCTCAAGCAGCCGCTGGAGTATTTGGAGTTCTCGGTCCCTCTTGAGTTGAACTTTTGGGAGTTTTTGCCTACCGCTTCCTTTCCCCCCGCGGGCAGGAATACGATTATTGCTCCGTTTTACATAAGTCCTCAGCTTTACTGCTTAGACATGTTCCTCCGGTGCTGTAATGAAGCAATTAGGAATGCTCCAAGACAATGAGCGGGTTTCATAAAGGAAAAGAATGTTTTCTTGTCTGCCGTGTGATTTACGGACACCCCCAGGAATGGTTACAGGTATCAGACGTGTGGTGCTCCTCTCTTGTGGTCTCCATCTTCCTCCTTGTCCCATGTGACATCCCGGCGGTATCCATCGTGGCTCCTCTTTACCGTCCTTAATGCCTTTAAAGCGCCGCTCATCCACCATTTACGCATCAAAAACACTCATTTGGGATTTGCAGCCGTCTGACAGGTGATGTCTTAATTGTCGCCTTTTGAACTTGGGGGAATTAGAACTTTTTATAAGGTGAAGTCCCGTCCTTAAAGGATTTTGCGGTATACATTGTAGGATAGACCACCCTGATCTCAGGGGCGATGTACCCTGTATGCCGAGGACACGACAAGTATTCCTGCTGCTTGGGGCAAAATGAGAAATGATATCCCTCTGAACACTGATCTGGTATCAGGATGTGGTGGCGATGCCGGGTCGCAGGCTCTGGGCAGGGATGGGTCAAGAAGATACTGGATGTGGGAACCCCTGGTGAAAAATCGTGAATGACTAATACCGACATACAGTGCCCAAACACTTCCATATGGTGCCTAAATATACTATGTCATAATGACCAAATAATACTGTAATATAGGGccaaaataataccaccatacaatgcccaaataatactgccatacagtaccTAAATAATACTGCTACATGGAGCCTTAATAATACGGTAATAATGTAATATAGTGCCCAACTACAACTATATAGTGCCCAAGGAATACTGCCAAATAGTGCCTAAATGTATGTCATAATGACCAAATAATACTGTAATATAGGGccaaaataataccaccatacaatgaccaaataatactgccatatagtacctaaataatactgctatatggagccttaataataataatgtaatatagtGCCCAACTACAACTATATAGTACCCCAGGAATACTGCCAAATAGTGCCTAAATTAGTACTACATATTGCCCAAATAAAACTGCCAtctagtgcccaaataatactttCGTATAGTGTCttaataatactaccatatagtgcccaaataataccaccatatattaCCTAAATAATGCTACTATATGGTGCCTTAACAATACTATTATTGTTCCCAAATAAAGCTGTCATATGGTTCCTACATAATACTACTATATGGTGCCCAAATATTACTGGCATATAGAAACAGGCCCTGTCTGTGTGCAATGGCAGGCAAGGCCTGGGTGTTAATGGATGTCCtaatactaccatatagtgcccaaataatgcTTCCATATAGAACCTAAATAATGCTACTATACTGTTGccaaataacactgccatatagttCCTAAATAATACTACTATGGTTCCTGTGCTTATCATCAAGTCTGCTGGGCTGAGGATCAGTCCCCGGCCTGTGCGCTCTCCTACTCAGCCCAGCAGGCTCTATGACGTCTGTGCATCACACCTACTGGAGAGAGCGGGATGTGCTCCATTCATCGGGAGAATGGGCTAGGTGAGTATTACTGATATTTtattgacatcacaggggcttcaCTAATGTAAGGTGGGGGGACAATACTGTGAGCGgggactaaggcctcctgcacacgaccttatggcttttttagtgttttgcggtcagtttttcacggatccgttgttccgttttttgtttccattccgtttttccgtatggcatatacagtatacagtaattacatagaaaaaattgggctgggcataacattttcaatagatggttccgcaaaaacggaatggatacggaagacatacggagtacattccgtatgtgttccttttttttgcagacccattgacttgaatggagccacggaacgtgatttgcaggcaataataggacatgttctatcatatacggaacgcaaaaaaacggcctgtaaacggaaaaaaaaaaaaaagattgtgtgcaggaggcctaaggaagCATaactacagttaaaggggttatccatcccttataatgccccccaagatgccagggcacctcatacaggtgaTACTTACCCCGCCAACAACAGGCCTCCCAacggggataacccctttaaggggtgggGGTTGTATTGTGAGCGTGGGCGGTCTTGACTAGCCACGGGAGGGGGGGTTGCAGGAATTTTCTATGGGACCCAGTCTtttctagttatgcccctgccCATGACCTGTCTGCATTCCCCTTTGCCACCCCTCACCTGTTGGCATTCTGCCAGTTCTTGCCCCTGAAATGTTGGCATTCCTCCCATTTCTGCCCATctgttgtcgttccccctgttcCTGACCTGTTGTTATTCCTCGTTCTTAGACTTTCTAATATATTTGGCTTACAATTCTTCAACATTTGgaagatctctgcttgttgtcagtgaaagGAGCTATTCTTGTGCCATTCTATTGCTGCAGGGGAAATGTCTCATTAGGTCATACAGCCAGGGGTTATTCTGAGTGCACAGGACCCGGTGGGTGTAAAAGCATCAGTTACAACTTCTGTGACGAGGACCCGCTCGCTCTCGACCTTCCGCTTCCTCCTCAACAACCAATAATTTTGGATATTTTTAGCAGCTAAGACATTTGGCACCGAAGCCAATGTGATTTGGATGACAAAGCAAAGGTAAATTGTGGGAAGAAAATGTACATTGCGCACTTGCTGGCATAGTTCACGCCTGTTTCTGTCCACACAGGGCTCTGTCCATCTGGTGCAAGATCTCTGGttgttgtcagtgaatgggaacattcttGTTTAAATCTAGGGACTGAAAATATGTCTCTAGCCTAAGACTTCTCCCAGTTGACAGTTTGCTACAATGCTTAACTCACTGTCTCTATTGTCTTGGTTCCAACCTGTATGGGTTTTCAGCCTCTGAATGGAAATGCTTtcattcactgactgcaagcagatACCTTAAAATAGTTAGGAACTAGATTAGATAGTTGTGGAACTTTTTAGTATACAGTGACCACATCCAGTGATGTAACGTGAAGCTCCAGGGTGTCAATGCAAAATTGGTTACAGGGTCCCCCACCTACCACGTACCATAGGTCGCACAGGGGGGGCTCAGTGCAACTCAACTGTATTCTGTTTCCGCCAAATTGCTACAAAGTGTATTTACTAAAGCATTGGATACATTTTCTATAGTCTATAGCACTGAGCTGCAATCTGCAGGCTTCAGGGCATGCTGGGGTTTGTAGTTTTGCCGCAGTCGAGGAGCAACAGATCGGAGACTTGTGGTCTGCATGCAAGGACAAATAAtatatttagggaattgctatatGGGCAATTGTTTATCTCCTATTTTCTTTCCTAGAAATGTTGCGTCATCATCGTCTGTCCCATAATAATATAAGGAGAATCACTTCCAGAAATAGTGAGAATGATTCCAGCCCGGGTTCAGATATACACATCGATCAAATAAGTCATcatgattgggggaggggggttgtcctAGAACTGAGCAGGAGCGCCCCCATGAGGTTGATTACCTTGCTGCAGGATCTTTCCAAAATACTTGTTGTGACTGGTGCAGTTCCACCGCCTGGACCTGAACTGGTGCTGACACTCTCGCACTGCCATCTTGGCACCCTTAGCCACCTCGCTGACGATCTCTGGTTCCGTTTGGCACAGCTCGGCCTGTTTGCCGGCCAGGCGCTTGGTTTTCCTGCAGATGCTGTTGGGGTCCATCACCAAGGGGCTGCCAACTGCCCTGCcaaattagtaaaaaataaaaaaataaaagagagagaaaagaagagaaaataAGTGGAGGAGAGTGGACGGTGCTGTACATCTGGGCGCCGCTGTCACACAAAGCCCCGCTTGTTACAATGATATGACTCAATGTTCTTTACAAGCCGCCCAATGTTATTCTATCCAGGTCCTTGCCAAGGGACCTACGATCTCTGCGGCCGGAGAAACAGCACCCCCCGCGGCCCGCTTCCCTCCTCGCCCTGGGACACCGCCCCGCCTGTCCTCTGCAGAAGAGAAAAGCACAACAAAGTAGACAGTGCCTCGTATTATTTGGAAGCTGTGAAATAATATTAGTCAAATATAGAAAGATAAAGCAATATTTTCTCTGTCTCGGCACCGACGAGGAGTCCAGCCATTGTTCCATTCGGGCGACCGCAGGAGAATTAAAATGATGAGTGTAGTGATTTTGTAGAGAGTGGTTGACAATCGACGTGAGAAATTCCCTCTCAcatagtcttaggcctcatgcacagcaggtctgcaatatacgggcaccggccgcgTCCGCACCGTattacagatgcagacccatccaGCAGATACAGTGCAGAACGGaggcccatggaagcactatggggcgcTCCTGTAGGTTTGCCTCCTCCACTgacagtgcatgcactacttttttgcagtgtggactgtTGGATGCagatcccattcaagtcaatgggtcctcgtCCGCAGACGGTGGGCACCCGGTCGGTGCCCCTGCATTGCAGACTGGAATTTGCCGTCTGCAGCAAGGCAAGGCCGGcacgcggtcatgtgcatgagcccttaggattgGAAGCGGGACTGACTTTGTGCAATTGCTCACAGTGCAGTTGCTTGATATAATAaggagcagaaaaaaaatattgatacaCGCGCAATAAAAGAATGTTCTTCGGGGTATGTAGACTTTTGCAACCACGAATATTATTGCTGCAGtgcaacaaaaataataataatgaaggaATGGTTTTGTTTTAAAGTCTAAAGGCGGTATTACACTGGTAACGCTcatagcgatcatctggcagtgtaatactgccgccgattaacTAAAcgagctcgttcatcgggcaattgggATTTTTCAGCATGCTAAAAGATCGCGATTTGCCGGCAGTAAACAACTAGAaagcatggggatgagcgatggcataagGATCACACCtctctatactgtggaggagatcgctgcatgtaatagcagcagtctcctccgctagcgagcagacgattgccgggaaggaactcttccctcccgacaatcgcttgTATGATGGCTGGGTAGAATACAGGCTTAATgctcctatgcagacctgtgtgtctccatggttacagactacaaacagaccCTATGTAGTCAGATCCTGCAGTCATGTGTTTAGGCTTTTCTAGTAAAAATACGTTATCTGTATCCACTGGATAGGGAATGTgtttgatgggtgggggtcccacTAATCGCtagagtaaggcccctttaacacgagcgtgacggatgaGGCCCGGATGCGTTTaaggtgcattcagtgaaactcgcacaatttcgcaagcaagttcgttcagttttgtctgcgattgcgttcagttttttccgcgtgggtgcaatgcgttttgatgctgtttttcactcgcgtgataaaaaactgaaggtttacaaacaacatatcttagcaaccatcagtgaaaaacgcatcacacccgcacttgcttgcagatacaatgcgtttttcactgaagccccattca from Bufo gargarizans isolate SCDJY-AF-19 chromosome 8, ASM1485885v1, whole genome shotgun sequence encodes the following:
- the WNT6 gene encoding protein Wnt-6 isoform X2; translation: MDPNSICRKTKRLAGKQAELCQTEPEIVSEVAKGAKMAVRECQHQFRSRRWNCTSHNKYFGKILQQDIRETAFVYAITAAGVIHAVTQACSMGELMQCGCEVTRNWAPPPPLAIGPGADGSSWEWGGCGDDVEYGYEKSRQFMDAKRKKGKSDIRTLIDLHNNEAGRLAVKHYMRTECKCHGLSGSCTLRTCWKKMPHFREVGDRLLERFNGAFKVMGGNDGKTIIPVGHNIKPPDKQDLIYSADSPDFCQANRKTGSPGTRGRVCNSTALDVGGCDLLCCGRGYREETVVVEESCLCRFHWCCVVNCNKCTERKELSMCL